Proteins from a genomic interval of Rosa chinensis cultivar Old Blush chromosome 2, RchiOBHm-V2, whole genome shotgun sequence:
- the LOC112188977 gene encoding kinesin-like protein KIN-14I isoform X5 produces the protein MKQLNSSHSLHMLVREVLLDKKQEEIPFIVESMLSKVMEEFQHRLASQTELVKAPSKDSPGPDSESPSLSEHGSDDIKNEEKAATQIKKDDCCNKTYDHQEGSKGQFVRHKMLVEQQKKNIQELKHNLYDTKAGMKFLQMKYQEDFNRLGMHLHGLAHAASGYQKVLEENRKLYNLVQDLKVSCAETMCKEIWQILESCLKEYGISCTLMQVIEDDKRFHIQVYLDFGLAIPKLSVQGMVSSLKELLELAPIKKETVQRVRELVQFRDFSFFKVCGYVLVGHE, from the exons ATGAAGCAGTTA AATTCTTCTCATTCCTTACACATGCTAGTACGTGAAGTTCTTTTGGACAAAAAACAGGAAGAAATTCCATTT ATTGTGGAATCTATGCTGAGTAAAGTAATGGAGGAGTTTCAGCATCGGCTAGCAAGCCAAACTGAACTG GTAAAAGCACCTTCCAAAGATAGCCCTGGCCCTGACTCTGAGTCTCCATCTCTTTCTGAACATGGTTCTGATGATATCAAG AATGAAGAGAAAGCTGCGACTCAAATAAAGAAGGATGATTGTTGCAATAAAACATATGACCATCAAGAGGGATCAAAAGGCCAGTTTGTGAGACATAAAATGTTGGttgaacaacaaaagaaaaatattcag GAATTGAAACATAATCTATATGATACAAAAGCAGGAATGAAGTTTCTACAAATGAAGTACCAGGAGGATTTCAACAGACTAg GTATGCACCTGCATGGTTTGGCTCATGCAGCATCAGGATACCAGAAAGTTCTTGAAGAAAATCGCAAGTTATACAATCTGGTGCAGGATCTGAAAG TGTCTTGTGCAGAAACCATGTGTAAAGAAATTTGGCAGATTTTGGAGTCGTGTTTGAAAGAGTACGGCATTTCATGCACACTGATGCAG GTCATTGAGGATGATAAGCGTTTTCACATACAGGTCTACCTCGACTTTGGCTTGGCTATACCCAAGCTCAGTGTCCAAGGGATGGTATCTTCACTAAAAGAACTTTTGGAGCTTGCTCCAATTAAGAAG GAAACAGTACAGAGAGTTAGAGAATTAGTTCAGTTTAGGGATTTCAGCTTCTTCAAAGTTTGTGGTTACGTTTTGGTTGGACATGAATAG
- the LOC112187561 gene encoding probable protein phosphatase 2C 80 isoform X1, which produces MPTAILPKVNSTIHSGFWRVISQSGIRNSKSLVPCQGKLLSQNSGLARSLPCSTLLVPNTSRYSFGSLNQGKAMAASSSKPVFGGDLYVDDLIASSGNGLDFTKPAGVFFNDRSRSSFLKASLSLRRKESFNGRLVSVHVGPWLRNFHASSSMCYAAGAAQNVSVDGNSNEEQLANSTVLSDQPVLGERTLKLLSGSCYLPHPEKEETGGEDAHFVCEDAQAIGVADGVGGWADVGVNAGLFARELMSHSVKAIQEEPKGSFEPARVLEKAHSCTKAKGSSTACIIGLTEKGLHAINLGDSGFVVVRDGSTIFRSPVQQHGFNFTYQLESGSGADLPSSGQVFLIPVAAGDVIIAGTDGLFDNLYNSEVTAVVVHAVRTGLEPQATAQKIAALARQRALDKNRQTPFSTAAQDAGFRYYGGKLDDVTVVVSYITSSIKV; this is translated from the exons ATGCCAACTGCTATACTACCCAAGGTGAACAGTACTATACATTCTGGTTTCTGGAGAGTGATAAGCCAAAGCGGGATACGAAATTCGAAAAGTTTAGTACCTTGTCAGGGGAAATTGTTGTCTCAAAACTCAGGGTTGGCGCGTTCTCTACCGTGTTCGACCCTTTTGGTACCGAACACTAGTAGATATAGTTTTGGTTCTTTAAACCAGGGAAAAGCTATGGCAGCTTCAAGTTCGAAACCTGTGTTTGGAGGAGATCTTTATGTTGATGACTTAATTGCAAGTAGTGGGAATGGCTTAGACTTCACAAAACCGGCTGGTGTGTTTTTTAATGATAGAAGTCGTAGCAGCTTCCTGAAAGCTAGCTTGAGtttgagaagaaaagaatcGTTCAACGGTCGTCTAGTTTCTGTGCATGTTGGAccttggttgagaaattttcaTGCCTCGTCTTCCATGTGCTATGCTGCTGGTGCTGCTCAGAATGTGTCAGTTGATGGCAACTCCAATGAAGAACAGCTTGCAAATTCTACTGTTTTGTCTGATCA ACCTGTTTTGGGAGAGAGAACTCTGAAGCTACTTTCAGGATCATGTTACTTGCCACATCCTGAGAAGGAGGAGACAGGAGGAGAGGATGCCCACTTCGTTTGTGAAGATGCACAGGCAATTGGTGTAGCAGATGGTGTGGGTGGATGGGCTGATGTTGGTGTTAATGCTGGACTATTTGCACGGGAACTTATGTCTCATTCTGTTAAGGCAATTCAAGAGGAGCCTAAGGGTAGCTTTGAACCCGCCAGGGTGTTGGAGAAGGCCCACTCATGCACCAAAGCAAAGGGTTCTTCAACAGCTTGCATCATTGGCCTTACTGAGAAG GGCTTACATGCTATCAATCTTGGGGACAGTGGATTCGTAGTGGTTAGAGATGGAAGCACCATCTTCCGATCCCCTGTTCAGCAGCATGGCTTCAATTTTACATATCAGCTGGAAAGTGGCAGTGGGGCTGATCTACCAAGCTCCGGTCAG GTATTTTTGATACCTGTCGCTGCAGGGGATGTCATTATTGCTGGGACGGATGGGTTGTTTGACAATTTGTATAATAGTGAGGTTACTGCTGTTGTTGTTCATGCCGTGAGAACTGGCTTGGAACCACAAGCAACTGCTCAGAAAATAGCAGCTTTAGCACGCCAGCGAGCACTAGATAAGAACAGGCAAACACCATTTTCCACTGCTGCTCAAGATGCAGGGTTCCGTTACTATGGAGGCAAGCTTGATGATGTCACCGTTGTTGTGTCCTACATAACTAGCTCCATCAAGGTGTGA
- the LOC112188977 gene encoding kinesin-like protein KIN-14I isoform X2 yields the protein MLDLRADAMKGFFGEPFLRKNSEPFMSSFTRTLSWSERSQDSFSSEDPNEANSSHSLHMLVREVLLDKKQEEIPFIVESMLSKVMEEFQHRLASQTELVKAPSKDSPGPDSESPSLSEHGSDDIKNEEKAATQIKKDDCCNKTYDHQEGSKGQFVRHKMLVEQQKKNIQELKHNLYDTKAGMKFLQMKYQEDFNRLGMHLHGLAHAASGYQKVLEENRKLYNLVQDLKETMCKEIWQILESCLKEYGISCTLMQVIEDDKRFHIQVYLDFGLAIPKLSVQGMVSSLKELLELAPIKKETVQRVRELVQFRDFSFFKVCGYVLVGHE from the exons ATGCTTGACCTCAGAGCTGATGCAATGAAAGGATTTTTTGGGGAACCCTTTCTGCGAAAAAATTCTGAACCATTCATGAGTTCTTTTACAAGGACCTTATCATGGAGTGAAAGGTCGCAAGATAGTTTCTCCAGTGAAGATCCCAATGAAGCA AATTCTTCTCATTCCTTACACATGCTAGTACGTGAAGTTCTTTTGGACAAAAAACAGGAAGAAATTCCATTT ATTGTGGAATCTATGCTGAGTAAAGTAATGGAGGAGTTTCAGCATCGGCTAGCAAGCCAAACTGAACTG GTAAAAGCACCTTCCAAAGATAGCCCTGGCCCTGACTCTGAGTCTCCATCTCTTTCTGAACATGGTTCTGATGATATCAAG AATGAAGAGAAAGCTGCGACTCAAATAAAGAAGGATGATTGTTGCAATAAAACATATGACCATCAAGAGGGATCAAAAGGCCAGTTTGTGAGACATAAAATGTTGGttgaacaacaaaagaaaaatattcag GAATTGAAACATAATCTATATGATACAAAAGCAGGAATGAAGTTTCTACAAATGAAGTACCAGGAGGATTTCAACAGACTAg GTATGCACCTGCATGGTTTGGCTCATGCAGCATCAGGATACCAGAAAGTTCTTGAAGAAAATCGCAAGTTATACAATCTGGTGCAGGATCTGAAAG AAACCATGTGTAAAGAAATTTGGCAGATTTTGGAGTCGTGTTTGAAAGAGTACGGCATTTCATGCACACTGATGCAG GTCATTGAGGATGATAAGCGTTTTCACATACAGGTCTACCTCGACTTTGGCTTGGCTATACCCAAGCTCAGTGTCCAAGGGATGGTATCTTCACTAAAAGAACTTTTGGAGCTTGCTCCAATTAAGAAG GAAACAGTACAGAGAGTTAGAGAATTAGTTCAGTTTAGGGATTTCAGCTTCTTCAAAGTTTGTGGTTACGTTTTGGTTGGACATGAATAG
- the LOC112188977 gene encoding kinesin-like protein KIN-14I isoform X3 has protein sequence MLDLRADAMKGFFGEPFLRKNSEPFMSSFTRTLSWSERSQDSFSSEDPNEANSSHSLHMLVREVLLDKKQEEIPFIVESMLSKVMEEFQHRLASQTELVKAPSKDSPGPDSESPSLSEHGSDDIKNEEKAATQIKKDDCCNKTYDHQEGSKGQFVRHKMLVEQQKKNIQELKHNLYDTKAGMKFLQMKYQEDFNRLGMHLHGLAHAASGYQKVLEENRKLYNLVQDLKVSCAETMCKEIWQILESCLKEYGISCTLMQVIEDDKRFHIQVYLDFGLAIPKLSVQGMVSSLKELLELAPIKKYRELEN, from the exons ATGCTTGACCTCAGAGCTGATGCAATGAAAGGATTTTTTGGGGAACCCTTTCTGCGAAAAAATTCTGAACCATTCATGAGTTCTTTTACAAGGACCTTATCATGGAGTGAAAGGTCGCAAGATAGTTTCTCCAGTGAAGATCCCAATGAAGCA AATTCTTCTCATTCCTTACACATGCTAGTACGTGAAGTTCTTTTGGACAAAAAACAGGAAGAAATTCCATTT ATTGTGGAATCTATGCTGAGTAAAGTAATGGAGGAGTTTCAGCATCGGCTAGCAAGCCAAACTGAACTG GTAAAAGCACCTTCCAAAGATAGCCCTGGCCCTGACTCTGAGTCTCCATCTCTTTCTGAACATGGTTCTGATGATATCAAG AATGAAGAGAAAGCTGCGACTCAAATAAAGAAGGATGATTGTTGCAATAAAACATATGACCATCAAGAGGGATCAAAAGGCCAGTTTGTGAGACATAAAATGTTGGttgaacaacaaaagaaaaatattcag GAATTGAAACATAATCTATATGATACAAAAGCAGGAATGAAGTTTCTACAAATGAAGTACCAGGAGGATTTCAACAGACTAg GTATGCACCTGCATGGTTTGGCTCATGCAGCATCAGGATACCAGAAAGTTCTTGAAGAAAATCGCAAGTTATACAATCTGGTGCAGGATCTGAAAG TGTCTTGTGCAGAAACCATGTGTAAAGAAATTTGGCAGATTTTGGAGTCGTGTTTGAAAGAGTACGGCATTTCATGCACACTGATGCAG GTCATTGAGGATGATAAGCGTTTTCACATACAGGTCTACCTCGACTTTGGCTTGGCTATACCCAAGCTCAGTGTCCAAGGGATGGTATCTTCACTAAAAGAACTTTTGGAGCTTGCTCCAATTAAGAAG TACAGAGAGTTAGAGAATTAG
- the LOC112188977 gene encoding kinesin-like protein KIN-14G isoform X4: MLDLRADAMKGFFGEPFLRKNSEPFMSSFTRTLSWSERSQDSFSSEDPNEANSSHSLHMLVREVLLDKKQEEIPFIVESMLSKVMEEFQHRLASQTELVKAPSKDSPGPDSESPSLSEHGSDDIKNEEKAATQIKKDDCCNKTYDHQEGSKGQFVRHKMLVEQQKKNIQELKHNLYDTKAGMKFLQMKYQEDFNRLGMHLHGLAHAASGYQKVLEENRKLYNLVQDLKGNIRVYCRVRPLLPGQTNRSNTFDQIDDGKITIVTPSKYGKEGRKSFSFNKVFGPLSMSVYLLMVTMSVYLLIC, encoded by the exons ATGCTTGACCTCAGAGCTGATGCAATGAAAGGATTTTTTGGGGAACCCTTTCTGCGAAAAAATTCTGAACCATTCATGAGTTCTTTTACAAGGACCTTATCATGGAGTGAAAGGTCGCAAGATAGTTTCTCCAGTGAAGATCCCAATGAAGCA AATTCTTCTCATTCCTTACACATGCTAGTACGTGAAGTTCTTTTGGACAAAAAACAGGAAGAAATTCCATTT ATTGTGGAATCTATGCTGAGTAAAGTAATGGAGGAGTTTCAGCATCGGCTAGCAAGCCAAACTGAACTG GTAAAAGCACCTTCCAAAGATAGCCCTGGCCCTGACTCTGAGTCTCCATCTCTTTCTGAACATGGTTCTGATGATATCAAG AATGAAGAGAAAGCTGCGACTCAAATAAAGAAGGATGATTGTTGCAATAAAACATATGACCATCAAGAGGGATCAAAAGGCCAGTTTGTGAGACATAAAATGTTGGttgaacaacaaaagaaaaatattcag GAATTGAAACATAATCTATATGATACAAAAGCAGGAATGAAGTTTCTACAAATGAAGTACCAGGAGGATTTCAACAGACTAg GTATGCACCTGCATGGTTTGGCTCATGCAGCATCAGGATACCAGAAAGTTCTTGAAGAAAATCGCAAGTTATACAATCTGGTGCAGGATCTGAAAG gAAATATAAGGGTGTACTGCCGAGTGCGTCCTCTGTTGCCTGGGCAAACAAATCGTTCCAATACTTTTGATCAAATAGATGATGGAAAAATTACAATTGTCACCCCTTCAAAATATGGCAAAGAGGGGCGGAAATCTTTCAGTTTCAACAAAGTATTTGGGCCATTATCAATGTCTGTATATTTGCTGATGGTTACAATGTCTGTATATTTGCTGATATGCTAA
- the LOC112187561 gene encoding probable protein phosphatase 2C 55 isoform X2, whose protein sequence is MPRPVLGERTLKLLSGSCYLPHPEKEETGGEDAHFVCEDAQAIGVADGVGGWADVGVNAGLFARELMSHSVKAIQEEPKGSFEPARVLEKAHSCTKAKGSSTACIIGLTEKGLHAINLGDSGFVVVRDGSTIFRSPVQQHGFNFTYQLESGSGADLPSSGQVFLIPVAAGDVIIAGTDGLFDNLYNSEVTAVVVHAVRTGLEPQATAQKIAALARQRALDKNRQTPFSTAAQDAGFRYYGGKLDDVTVVVSYITSSIKV, encoded by the exons ATGCCCAG ACCTGTTTTGGGAGAGAGAACTCTGAAGCTACTTTCAGGATCATGTTACTTGCCACATCCTGAGAAGGAGGAGACAGGAGGAGAGGATGCCCACTTCGTTTGTGAAGATGCACAGGCAATTGGTGTAGCAGATGGTGTGGGTGGATGGGCTGATGTTGGTGTTAATGCTGGACTATTTGCACGGGAACTTATGTCTCATTCTGTTAAGGCAATTCAAGAGGAGCCTAAGGGTAGCTTTGAACCCGCCAGGGTGTTGGAGAAGGCCCACTCATGCACCAAAGCAAAGGGTTCTTCAACAGCTTGCATCATTGGCCTTACTGAGAAG GGCTTACATGCTATCAATCTTGGGGACAGTGGATTCGTAGTGGTTAGAGATGGAAGCACCATCTTCCGATCCCCTGTTCAGCAGCATGGCTTCAATTTTACATATCAGCTGGAAAGTGGCAGTGGGGCTGATCTACCAAGCTCCGGTCAG GTATTTTTGATACCTGTCGCTGCAGGGGATGTCATTATTGCTGGGACGGATGGGTTGTTTGACAATTTGTATAATAGTGAGGTTACTGCTGTTGTTGTTCATGCCGTGAGAACTGGCTTGGAACCACAAGCAACTGCTCAGAAAATAGCAGCTTTAGCACGCCAGCGAGCACTAGATAAGAACAGGCAAACACCATTTTCCACTGCTGCTCAAGATGCAGGGTTCCGTTACTATGGAGGCAAGCTTGATGATGTCACCGTTGTTGTGTCCTACATAACTAGCTCCATCAAGGTGTGA
- the LOC112188977 gene encoding kinesin-like protein KIN-14I isoform X1 — MLDLRADAMKGFFGEPFLRKNSEPFMSSFTRTLSWSERSQDSFSSEDPNEANSSHSLHMLVREVLLDKKQEEIPFIVESMLSKVMEEFQHRLASQTELVKAPSKDSPGPDSESPSLSEHGSDDIKNEEKAATQIKKDDCCNKTYDHQEGSKGQFVRHKMLVEQQKKNIQELKHNLYDTKAGMKFLQMKYQEDFNRLGMHLHGLAHAASGYQKVLEENRKLYNLVQDLKVSCAETMCKEIWQILESCLKEYGISCTLMQVIEDDKRFHIQVYLDFGLAIPKLSVQGMVSSLKELLELAPIKKETVQRVRELVQFRDFSFFKVCGYVLVGHE, encoded by the exons ATGCTTGACCTCAGAGCTGATGCAATGAAAGGATTTTTTGGGGAACCCTTTCTGCGAAAAAATTCTGAACCATTCATGAGTTCTTTTACAAGGACCTTATCATGGAGTGAAAGGTCGCAAGATAGTTTCTCCAGTGAAGATCCCAATGAAGCA AATTCTTCTCATTCCTTACACATGCTAGTACGTGAAGTTCTTTTGGACAAAAAACAGGAAGAAATTCCATTT ATTGTGGAATCTATGCTGAGTAAAGTAATGGAGGAGTTTCAGCATCGGCTAGCAAGCCAAACTGAACTG GTAAAAGCACCTTCCAAAGATAGCCCTGGCCCTGACTCTGAGTCTCCATCTCTTTCTGAACATGGTTCTGATGATATCAAG AATGAAGAGAAAGCTGCGACTCAAATAAAGAAGGATGATTGTTGCAATAAAACATATGACCATCAAGAGGGATCAAAAGGCCAGTTTGTGAGACATAAAATGTTGGttgaacaacaaaagaaaaatattcag GAATTGAAACATAATCTATATGATACAAAAGCAGGAATGAAGTTTCTACAAATGAAGTACCAGGAGGATTTCAACAGACTAg GTATGCACCTGCATGGTTTGGCTCATGCAGCATCAGGATACCAGAAAGTTCTTGAAGAAAATCGCAAGTTATACAATCTGGTGCAGGATCTGAAAG TGTCTTGTGCAGAAACCATGTGTAAAGAAATTTGGCAGATTTTGGAGTCGTGTTTGAAAGAGTACGGCATTTCATGCACACTGATGCAG GTCATTGAGGATGATAAGCGTTTTCACATACAGGTCTACCTCGACTTTGGCTTGGCTATACCCAAGCTCAGTGTCCAAGGGATGGTATCTTCACTAAAAGAACTTTTGGAGCTTGCTCCAATTAAGAAG GAAACAGTACAGAGAGTTAGAGAATTAGTTCAGTTTAGGGATTTCAGCTTCTTCAAAGTTTGTGGTTACGTTTTGGTTGGACATGAATAG
- the LOC112183728 gene encoding vicilin-like seed storage protein At2g18540: MVQYKMSNNDSNPPFSLTLFILFFFLSLPAFSSSLKSLKNEEDFFSSDAGYLVRRAQRRALVQTEYGEISSIDVTDGRRGPYHVQFIIMEPNSLFLPVLLHSDMVFYVHTGSGRLNWAHGKDDQINEVPLKQGDIHRLRPGSVFFVQSDLQTERQKLRINAIFANSDDDVFDPTIGAYSSVRDLVRGFDTKILRSAFQVSEDVIKSITNSTDQSAIIHAVPTKKETFWDLEARFLKTFIGASYDGMALNKKKHKKKEKSKTYNIFDEDPDFKNCNGWSLTVNERNSPSLTGSNIGLFMVNLTKGSMMGPHWNPRATEIAVVLQGQGMVRVVCASTAKRSECRNLRFRVHEGDVFAVPMFHPMAQMSYNNDSFVFMGFSTTTRRNYPQFLAGKYSVLQTLNRQVLAVSLNVTNTTIDQLLAAQTESIILDCTSCAEKEEKVMLEEIEKEREEEEAKKREEQRKREEEQRKREEEQRQREEEEARKKEEEEERRKREEEEERRKREEEEEEERRRREEERREEEEQERERQQEEGGEAAEREQEEARRQEEEAESEKEDTRRQQQEEYSKRKEKEAQTEQEEARKQQEEIEGRTRPEEQETEGDQRFDGEAGRREI; the protein is encoded by the exons ATGGTTCAATATAAAATGTCTAACAACGATTCAAATCCACCGTTTTCACTTACTCTGTTCatcttattcttctttctttcactACCTGCCTTCTCTTCCTCTTTGAAGTCTTTGAAAAATGAGGAGGATTTTTTCAGTAGTGATGCCGGGTATCTGGTGAGGAGAGCTCAGAGGAGGGCGTTGGTTCAGACAGAGTACGGAGAAATCTCGTCCATTGATGTCACCGATGGACGGAGAGGGCCTTACCATGTCCAGTTCATCATCATGGAACCCAACTCGCTGTTCCTTCCGGTGCTGCTACACTCTGACATGGTGTTCTATGTCCACACAG GGAGTGGGAGGTTGAATTGGGCTCATGGAAAGGATGATCAAATCAACGAGGTTCCTTTAAAGCAAGGTGATATCCATAGACTCCGCCCAGGATCTGTCTTCTTTGTTCAGAGTGATTTACAGACCGAGCGTCAGAAACTTAGAATTAATGCAATCTTTGCAAATAGCGATGATGACGTATTT GACCCAACAATAGGAGCATACTCCAGTGTTAGGGACCTGGTCCGAGGCTTCGACACCAAAATCCTTCGGTCAGCTTTTCAG GTTTCTGAGGATGTGATCAAGTCGATAACAAATTCAACAGACCAATCAGCCATTATCCATGCAGTGCCAACGAAGAAAGAAACCTTTTGGGATTTGGAAGCTCGGTTCTTGAAAACCTTTATAGGAGCCAGTTATGATGGCATGGCATTAAACAAGAAGAAGcataagaagaaagaaaaatcaaaaacataTAATATTTTTGATGAGGACCCAGATTTCAAGAATTGTAACGGTTGGAGCCTCACCGTGAATGAGAGAAACTCGCCTTCATTGACTGGATCAAACATTGGTCTTTTCATGGTGAACTTGACGAAG GGTTCAATGATGGGGCCTCATTGGAATCCAAGGGCAACTGAGATCGCAGTTGTGTTACAGGGGCAAGGAATGGTCAGGGTGGTATGTGCTAGCACAGCAAAGAGATCAGAATGCAGAAATTTGAGGTTTAGGGTTCATGAAGGAGATGTATTTGCTGTACCTATGTTCCATCCAATGGCTCAGATGTCATATAATAATGACTCATTTGTGTTTATGGGGTTCAGCACGACAACAAGGAGAAATTATCCTCAATTTTTGGCTGGGAAATACTCGGTTCTCCAAACTTTGAACAGACAGGTCTTGGCAGTGTCTTTGAATGTTACCAACACCACAATCGATCAGCTTTTGGCTGCACAAACAGAATCAATCATACTCGACTGTACTTCTTGTGCTGAAAAAGAGGAGAAAGTAATGTTGgaagaaattgaaaaggaaagggaggaagaggaggctaagaagagagaggaacagaggaagagagaagaggagcaacggaagagagaggaggagcagagacagagagaggaggaggaagcgagaaagaaagaagaggaagaagagaggagaaagagagaagaggaagaagagaggaggaagagagaagaggaggaagaagaagagaggagaaggagagaagaagaaagaagagaggaggaagaacaaGAGAGGGAGAGGCAAcaggaagaaggaggagaagcaGCAGAAAGGGAGCAAGAAGAGGCTAGGAGGCAAGAGGAAGAAGCAGAGAGTGAGAAAGAAGACACCAGGAGGCAACAACAAGAGGAGTACagtaaaagaaaagagaaagaggcCCAAACAGAGCAAGAGGAGGCTAGGAAACAACAAGAGGAAATAGAAGGAAGAACCAGACCGGAGGAGCAAGAGACGGAAGGTGACCAACGTTTTGACGGTGAAGCGGGAAGAAGAGAAATTTGA